From Spartinivicinus ruber, the proteins below share one genomic window:
- a CDS encoding ISAs1 family transposase, translating to MVKNSTVLDHFEQLDDPRMERHRRHKLIDIITITICAALCGADDWVAIERFGNAKESWFKSFLELPNGIPSHDTFGRFFSRLCPISFQSCFIQWIQSITDSLPGKLVAIDGKTLRRSFTEPDKKNAIHLVNAWSIENKLVLGQLKTDRKSNEITAIPELLEAIAVKGAVVSIDAMGCHKAIAEKTREKEAHYLLAVKNNQPRLYSAIQEQLYSKKAKVYQRPAIDFHSSEKEQHGRHEIRRCWVYHSVAKLPIATEWIDLAAVVRVETERTLQGKKAKEQRYYISSQPLSAKAVSEMIQHHWQIENSLHWSLDVAFREDDSRIRIGHSAENMSRIRQIALNILKQDDTYKIGIKNKRLSAGWDHEYLMKLICSV from the coding sequence TTGGTAAAAAATAGTACAGTTTTAGATCATTTTGAACAGTTAGATGATCCTCGAATGGAACGCCATCGTCGCCATAAGCTCATTGATATTATTACTATTACGATTTGTGCCGCTTTATGTGGAGCAGATGACTGGGTAGCTATTGAGCGATTTGGTAACGCCAAAGAATCATGGTTTAAAAGCTTTCTAGAACTACCGAATGGAATACCCTCTCATGATACCTTTGGTCGTTTTTTCTCACGCCTTTGCCCTATCTCGTTTCAAAGCTGCTTCATCCAATGGATTCAGTCAATCACTGATAGCTTACCTGGCAAGCTGGTAGCAATTGATGGTAAAACCCTTAGACGATCATTTACTGAACCTGATAAGAAGAACGCTATTCACTTGGTTAACGCATGGTCAATAGAAAATAAGCTGGTGTTAGGCCAACTTAAAACTGATAGGAAATCCAATGAAATCACCGCCATTCCTGAACTATTAGAAGCAATAGCAGTTAAAGGTGCTGTTGTATCAATAGATGCGATGGGATGTCACAAAGCCATTGCTGAAAAAACTCGTGAAAAAGAGGCTCATTACTTGTTGGCAGTTAAAAATAACCAACCTCGTTTATATTCTGCTATTCAAGAACAACTGTATTCTAAAAAAGCCAAAGTGTATCAACGTCCCGCTATAGACTTTCATTCTTCAGAAAAAGAACAGCATGGCCGTCATGAGATACGGCGCTGCTGGGTTTATCACTCAGTGGCTAAACTACCTATAGCAACAGAGTGGATCGATTTAGCGGCTGTCGTTAGGGTTGAAACAGAGCGCACCTTGCAAGGCAAAAAAGCAAAAGAACAACGCTATTATATTTCTAGCCAGCCCTTGTCAGCAAAAGCTGTCAGTGAAATGATTCAGCATCATTGGCAAATTGAGAATAGCCTACATTGGAGTCTGGATGTTGCATTTAGGGAAGATGATAGTCGAATTCGTATAGGCCATTCAGCTGAAAACATGTCCAGGATTAGACAAATAGCCCTTAATATACTTAAACAAGATGACACTTATAAAATTGGTATAAAAAATAAGAGGCTGTCTGCTGGTTGGGATCATGAGTATTTAATGAAGTTGATTTGTTCCGTGTAA